A part of Hippea maritima DSM 10411 genomic DNA contains:
- a CDS encoding Mu transposase domain-containing protein has translation MPVISNNSRRKKKVKYWIFSMVLSYSRYRYYELVDNQSIPTFINCHINAFEYFSGAPKAIKIDNLKSGVLHVNFYEPEIQHEYARMLEYYNSSAVACRVRKPNEKGKVESSIKYIKNNFLKSIRAEGIEDIDTVKEKLLFWQDNICNAKLHGTTRKIPKDEFLNVEKEKLNRLPDRRYETYDIAKRTVNTYSHIYYRYNYYSVPEKYISEKLNIRSNGNIMEIYDSSFNLIATHELSQLKGEFITKESHKPKMKKNPTDSEYTTMTLDIGESAYLFYKRLRKEKPASYHRVMRGVMSLSKGYPKETMELAFKRAIDFNCISYSSLKSILKNELYNIPYDKPDSPIALGFYNPLRAYDEMTDIKADMKTDIMSGE, from the coding sequence ATGCCGGTTATTTCTAATAATAGCAGAAGAAAAAAGAAAGTAAAGTACTGGATATTCTCAATGGTTTTGTCCTATTCGAGGTACAGATACTATGAGCTTGTGGATAACCAAAGTATACCGACATTCATAAACTGCCATATCAATGCATTTGAATATTTCTCTGGTGCACCAAAGGCTATAAAGATAGACAACCTAAAAAGCGGTGTATTGCATGTTAACTTCTATGAGCCTGAAATTCAGCATGAATATGCAAGGATGCTTGAGTATTACAACTCCTCTGCTGTTGCCTGTAGGGTGAGAAAACCAAATGAGAAGGGCAAGGTAGAATCCAGCATAAAATACATAAAGAACAACTTTCTAAAAAGCATAAGAGCGGAAGGAATAGAAGACATAGACACAGTCAAAGAGAAGCTTTTATTCTGGCAGGACAACATCTGTAATGCAAAGCTACACGGCACAACAAGAAAAATACCGAAGGATGAGTTTCTCAATGTAGAAAAGGAAAAACTCAACAGATTGCCAGATAGAAGATATGAGACCTACGATATTGCAAAAAGAACTGTAAACACCTACTCCCACATCTATTACAGGTACAACTACTACTCTGTGCCTGAAAAATACATATCAGAAAAGCTCAATATTAGGTCAAATGGAAATATAATGGAGATCTATGATTCATCGTTCAACTTAATAGCCACACATGAGCTTTCTCAATTAAAGGGTGAGTTCATAACAAAGGAAAGCCATAAACCCAAGATGAAGAAAAATCCCACAGATTCAGAATACACCACCATGACGCTTGATATAGGTGAAAGCGCCTACCTGTTCTATAAAAGGCTAAGAAAAGAGAAACCTGCCTCATATCACAGGGTAATGAGAGGTGTAATGTCTCTTTCAAAGGGATACCCCAAAGAGACAATGGAGCTTGCATTCAAAAGGGCAATTGATTTCAACTGCATAAGCTATTCCTCTTTAAAAAGCATACTGAAGAATGAGCTCTACAACATTCCCTACGACAAACCAGACTCACCCATAGCCTTAGGTTTTTATAACCCACTAAGAGCTTACGATGAAATGACAGATATAAAAGCAGATATGAAAACAGACATTATGAGTGGTGAGTGA
- the istB gene encoding IS21-like element helper ATPase IstB, with amino-acid sequence MKGVENVKDMKNIERRLKEFKLSGIAKTLEARNRYAIDNNLTYIDFLKLLLEDEYINRQSNSFRKRLTKSKLDTTKTLDSYDFTYQPKLNKKELLDIASCRFIEEKKNIIFMGNPGVGKTHLANAIGLEALKQGYKVLFIHTNDLILKLISARGDGTYTSILNQILSSDLLIIDEVGFKKIPSNYVDEFFEVIRRRYEKGSIIITTNRPFEEWANIFSDAVLASAIVDRLVHHCHIFKITGESYRIKHLKEAKDNQNSLN; translated from the coding sequence ATGAAAGGGGTGGAAAATGTAAAAGATATGAAAAACATAGAAAGAAGACTAAAGGAGTTTAAACTCTCTGGCATTGCAAAGACACTTGAGGCAAGGAACAGGTATGCCATTGATAATAATCTGACATACATAGACTTCTTAAAACTCCTATTAGAGGATGAATACATAAACAGGCAGAGCAACTCATTTAGAAAAAGACTTACAAAATCAAAGCTTGACACAACAAAGACTTTAGATAGCTATGATTTCACATACCAACCAAAGCTAAACAAGAAAGAACTCTTAGACATTGCATCCTGCAGGTTCATAGAGGAGAAGAAAAACATCATATTCATGGGCAATCCTGGAGTTGGTAAAACCCACCTTGCAAATGCGATAGGATTAGAGGCCCTAAAACAGGGATATAAGGTCTTGTTCATCCATACCAACGATTTAATCCTAAAGCTCATATCTGCAAGGGGAGATGGAACCTACACCTCAATACTGAACCAGATTCTATCATCTGACCTTCTGATAATAGATGAAGTAGGCTTTAAAAAGATCCCATCCAACTATGTGGATGAGTTCTTTGAGGTGATAAGGAGAAGATATGAAAAGGGTTCAATTATAATCACCACTAATAGACCATTTGAGGAGTGGGCTAACATATTTTCAGATGCCGTTTTGGCCTCTGCCATAGTTGATAGACTTGTCCATCACTGCCATATATTCAAGATAACAGGTGAGAGCTATAGAATTAAACACCTAAAGGAGGCAAAAGATAATCAAAACAGTTTAAATTAA
- a CDS encoding PD-(D/E)XK nuclease domain-containing protein — protein sequence MTLTGLKDALRQNDFTSFINHLKTIFATIPYTNYANNILSKYEGYYSSVIFVYLMALGYDVIPEDITNKGRIDLTIKTKDKIVIIEFKVDQEKDKPISQIRKRKYYEKYLDEKKDIYLVGMVFDSGERNIGSWRVEEID from the coding sequence TTGACTTTAACAGGCTTGAAAGATGCATTGAGACAGAACGACTTTACCTCCTTCATCAACCACCTAAAGACCATCTTTGCAACCATTCCCTACACAAACTATGCCAATAATATTTTATCCAAGTATGAGGGATACTACAGCAGCGTTATCTTTGTCTATCTCATGGCTTTGGGTTATGATGTGATTCCAGAAGACATTACCAATAAGGGAAGAATAGATCTAACGATTAAGACAAAAGATAAGATAGTGATTATAGAGTTCAAGGTGGATCAAGAAAAAGACAAACCGATAAGTCAGATAAGAAAGAGAAAGTACTATGAGAAATACTTGGATGAGAAAAAAGATATCTATCTTGTGGGGATGGTGTTTGACTCGGGGGAGAGGAATATAGGTAGTTGGAGGGTGGAGGAGATAGATTAA
- a CDS encoding cytidylyltransferase domain-containing protein, producing MNERVVAFIVARLSSSRLPRKQLKKIGSRRLLDWTIDSVKKSRYVDDIVIATTQEEDNKPLIDIAKEHRIDIFLYDGDINDVVGRLTKAAGVYKAGIPILISGDCPLIWSPSLDKLIEKILSDKDLDFVGFCPKDKKPIIHEGMGVFRRKCWELANKLSDKPNLREHQFPIVGLRPDLFKVGCVYDDEIFYKVKHRVSVDTLADLEFMNTVYNELEKKNEEFNMLNLVSLLLEKPYLMDINRDVHQIQLEEKQKKALIVVERQENLELLFDLAYYLTKKGVGVRFFSEDNGILKLVENKGFGIIEKQKSRDFDFEIKG from the coding sequence ATGAATGAGCGTGTCGTTGCCTTTATTGTAGCGCGTTTATCTTCGTCAAGACTGCCAAGAAAACAGCTTAAAAAGATTGGCAGCAGGAGGCTATTGGATTGGACTATCGATAGTGTTAAAAAGAGCAGGTATGTGGATGATATCGTTATTGCGACAACGCAAGAGGAAGACAACAAGCCGTTAATTGACATAGCAAAAGAGCACAGAATCGATATTTTCCTTTACGATGGGGATATAAACGATGTTGTCGGTAGGCTTACAAAGGCTGCAGGGGTTTATAAAGCCGGCATTCCTATTCTCATTAGCGGTGATTGTCCGCTGATCTGGTCGCCATCTTTGGATAAGCTAATAGAGAAGATTTTGAGTGATAAGGATCTCGATTTTGTGGGTTTTTGCCCAAAAGACAAAAAACCTATTATACATGAAGGCATGGGCGTTTTTAGAAGGAAATGCTGGGAGCTTGCAAATAAGCTGTCTGATAAGCCAAACTTAAGGGAACATCAGTTTCCGATTGTGGGTTTAAGACCTGATCTGTTTAAGGTGGGTTGCGTTTATGATGATGAGATCTTTTATAAAGTAAAACACAGGGTTTCTGTTGATACGCTGGCCGATCTTGAATTTATGAACACCGTTTATAATGAGCTTGAAAAGAAGAATGAAGAGTTCAATATGCTCAATCTGGTTAGCCTGCTCCTTGAGAAGCCGTATTTAATGGATATAAACAGGGATGTTCATCAGATTCAATTGGAAGAAAAACAAAAGAAGGCATTAATTGTGGTGGAGAGGCAGGAGAATCTTGAGCTATTGTTTGACTTGGCTTATTATTTAACAAAAAAGGGCGTGGGCGTTAGGTTTTTCTCAGAAGATAACGGGATTTTAAAACTCGTTGAGAATAAGGGATTTGGTATTATTGAAAAACAAAAATCGAGGGATTTTGATTTTGAGATTAAAGGGTGA
- a CDS encoding methyl-accepting chemotaxis protein, producing MIDNKGYVVYTDFKEKDFATNLINGPYANTGLARAYRKAEHLNKGEIAFADFEPYEPSYNFPAAFIATPIFKDNKRVGVLAFQFPIDEINKIMSFDGHYKEVGLGETGEVYLVGSDKKMRNNSRFTDTINNPLVRKFKTTIGIFTVDTPSVEQALAGKSGRWIIKDYRGVPVLSAYAPIRAYNKHWAIIGEIDKSEALAEVKRTLVLTVVITIIIAIIFVAIALVFVKRIISLRLEKFEDAVKDLVEGEGDLTRRIDIYTKDELGELAAWFNKFIEKTQHMIKEIKDKTKLLEMESHNLSSASAEMSATSQQINSNTQEVASAIDSVAQAIEGVAKSSENINILATDVSEINEQLLKDIEKRVERMQQNAQLAKEAIEQINTVGEASKEIGQIVNVINEIADQTNLLALNAAIEAARAGDAGRGFAVVADEVRKLAEKTQRATEEIRSTINRMQNYTKAAVEKTEETGNVILKETEQAKLDKVNTENVVSKTNSVINEVNSTSAATEELSSTVSEINMQMQEIKKATEENAQVIENVSKSADELNAVADNVGKLINRFKV from the coding sequence TTGATTGATAATAAAGGGTATGTAGTTTATACAGATTTCAAAGAAAAGGATTTTGCAACAAACCTGATAAATGGACCTTATGCAAATACCGGTTTGGCAAGGGCATATAGAAAAGCCGAGCATTTAAACAAAGGTGAGATAGCCTTTGCGGATTTTGAACCTTATGAGCCAAGTTATAATTTTCCGGCCGCCTTCATTGCCACACCAATTTTCAAAGATAACAAAAGGGTGGGCGTACTGGCTTTTCAATTTCCTATAGATGAAATCAATAAGATAATGAGTTTTGATGGGCATTATAAAGAGGTGGGTCTTGGTGAGACCGGAGAGGTCTATTTGGTTGGTTCTGATAAAAAAATGAGGAACAACAGTAGGTTTACAGATACCATAAACAACCCTTTGGTTAGAAAGTTTAAAACGACAATAGGTATATTTACGGTTGATACACCCTCTGTTGAGCAAGCATTGGCTGGAAAGAGCGGTAGATGGATAATTAAGGATTACAGGGGCGTTCCTGTTCTTAGTGCCTATGCACCTATAAGGGCTTATAATAAACATTGGGCGATAATAGGAGAGATTGATAAATCGGAAGCATTGGCAGAGGTTAAAAGAACATTGGTATTAACCGTGGTTATAACTATAATAATCGCGATTATTTTTGTTGCGATAGCGTTGGTTTTTGTAAAAAGAATAATCTCGCTTAGACTTGAAAAATTTGAAGATGCTGTGAAAGACTTAGTGGAGGGTGAAGGAGATCTAACCAGACGCATAGATATCTACACCAAGGATGAGTTGGGCGAGCTTGCCGCGTGGTTTAATAAGTTTATAGAGAAAACGCAGCACATGATTAAAGAAATAAAAGATAAAACAAAGCTTTTGGAGATGGAGTCTCACAACCTATCCTCTGCGTCTGCCGAAATGTCTGCTACCTCTCAGCAGATAAATAGCAACACACAAGAGGTAGCAAGTGCCATAGACAGCGTTGCACAGGCGATAGAAGGTGTTGCGAAGTCCTCAGAAAATATCAATATACTTGCTACGGATGTAAGCGAAATCAACGAACAGTTACTGAAAGACATAGAAAAGAGAGTGGAAAGAATGCAGCAGAACGCCCAGCTTGCAAAAGAGGCTATAGAGCAGATAAACACAGTAGGTGAAGCATCAAAAGAGATAGGCCAGATTGTCAATGTTATAAACGAGATAGCAGACCAGACAAATCTATTGGCTTTGAATGCTGCCATTGAGGCAGCTCGCGCAGGGGATGCTGGTCGTGGTTTTGCCGTTGTTGCCGATGAGGTAAGGAAGCTGGCTGAGAAAACACAAAGAGCAACCGAGGAGATAAGAAGTACAATAAATAGAATGCAGAACTATACAAAAGCAGCCGTAGAAAAAACAGAAGAAACCGGAAATGTAATACTTAAGGAAACTGAGCAGGCAAAATTAGATAAGGTTAATACTGAAAATGTTGTATCAAAAACAAATAGCGTTATAAACGAAGTAAATTCAACTTCTGCAGCAACAGAAGAGCTCTCCTCTACAGTGTCAGAAATAAACATGCAGATGCAAGAGATAAAAAAGGCCACAGAAGAAAATGCTCAAGTTATAGAAAATGTCTCAAAATCAGCTGATGAGTTGAATGCTGTAGCCGATAATGTAGGAAAGCTTATAAACAGATTCAAAGTGTAA
- a CDS encoding IS1634 family transposase, with the protein MLQQKAVIKNMDHLGLIAGMIDELKIAETIDDEIPSSSKSKNLSYGEATKAMILNGLGYVNKQLYLTPLFFKDKPLKRLFGRDVDFSWFNDDALGRTLDKLFEYGVSELYEKIASRALKILNLTPSTIHLDSTSFHLDGKYPNQKTKEEKEKEKGKVKERNGKEEKGNNSEGKWGKGGKEEEYEPTPVFITQGYSRDHHPELNQVVLNLIVEHKAGIPIWMKPADGNKIDTQAFANIVKEHINSLKNANNTKTKVIADAALFSSKTMEEFKKNNMLFISRVPSKLKQAKEILKNHNEEEFIQLDENYQAIQYTVDYEGMKQQWVLYKSSYAKSRGDKTIKKEYQEKEKQETKLIEKLQKRAFFCEADARKAFEEKTKKLECIMISEAKLISKPKYKTRGRPKPNAKPDHYEYYWIIETKPNEEYLKQKQNQKSGLFILATNDMTLSAKELLDEYKSQQRIERGFRFLKSPEFLSDAMFLKNPKRIEAMLMIMTLSLLVYSALEYRIRSELKNQNKSFPNQLGKPIQNPTARWVFENFFAIHLLLLNGQEQIVGLENKHRLILELLGSNYMGFYGINGERGAE; encoded by the coding sequence ATGTTACAACAAAAAGCAGTTATCAAGAACATGGATCACTTAGGACTAATAGCTGGTATGATAGACGAACTAAAGATAGCAGAAACCATAGATGATGAAATACCATCATCAAGCAAATCAAAGAACCTAAGCTATGGCGAAGCAACAAAGGCAATGATCCTTAACGGTCTTGGTTATGTCAACAAGCAACTCTACCTAACTCCTCTCTTCTTCAAAGACAAACCACTAAAGAGATTATTCGGAAGGGATGTTGACTTCTCTTGGTTCAACGATGATGCACTTGGTAGAACATTAGATAAGCTCTTTGAATACGGCGTAAGTGAACTGTATGAAAAGATAGCAAGCAGGGCACTCAAAATACTGAACCTTACACCCTCTACCATACACTTAGACAGCACAAGCTTTCATCTTGACGGTAAGTATCCAAACCAAAAGACGAAAGAAGAAAAAGAAAAAGAAAAAGGAAAAGTAAAAGAAAGAAATGGAAAAGAAGAAAAGGGAAATAACAGTGAAGGAAAATGGGGAAAAGGAGGAAAAGAAGAAGAGTATGAGCCAACCCCAGTCTTTATCACCCAGGGATACAGCAGAGACCACCATCCAGAGCTCAATCAGGTGGTTTTAAATCTTATAGTAGAACACAAAGCAGGCATTCCCATATGGATGAAGCCTGCAGATGGTAATAAAATAGATACACAGGCATTTGCCAATATAGTAAAGGAGCATATTAACTCTTTAAAGAATGCTAATAATACAAAGACAAAGGTGATAGCCGATGCAGCCCTCTTTAGTTCTAAAACAATGGAAGAGTTTAAGAAAAACAACATGCTTTTCATCTCAAGGGTTCCATCGAAACTAAAACAGGCAAAAGAGATACTCAAAAACCACAATGAAGAGGAATTTATTCAGCTTGATGAGAACTATCAGGCTATCCAGTACACAGTAGATTATGAAGGAATGAAACAACAGTGGGTTTTATACAAAAGCAGTTATGCTAAATCAAGAGGGGACAAAACGATAAAGAAAGAGTATCAAGAAAAAGAAAAACAGGAAACAAAACTCATTGAGAAATTACAAAAGAGAGCATTTTTCTGTGAAGCTGATGCAAGAAAAGCATTTGAAGAAAAAACAAAGAAGTTAGAATGCATAATGATATCAGAGGCTAAACTCATATCAAAGCCCAAATACAAAACAAGAGGACGACCAAAACCAAATGCTAAACCAGACCACTATGAATACTACTGGATTATAGAGACCAAGCCAAATGAAGAATACCTAAAACAAAAACAGAACCAAAAGAGTGGCCTTTTTATCCTTGCAACCAATGATATGACACTGTCTGCCAAGGAACTGCTTGATGAGTATAAATCTCAACAGAGAATAGAAAGGGGCTTTAGGTTCTTAAAATCACCAGAGTTTTTAAGCGATGCCATGTTTCTAAAGAACCCAAAACGCATTGAAGCAATGCTTATGATAATGACACTCTCTTTGCTTGTCTATTCTGCCTTGGAATACAGAATAAGAAGTGAGCTTAAAAATCAAAACAAATCCTTTCCCAATCAACTTGGCAAACCCATTCAGAATCCCACTGCAAGATGGGTGTTTGAGAACTTCTTTGCTATACATCTACTCTTACTTAATGGGCAAGAGCAGATTGTTGGGTTGGAAAACAAGCATAGGCTGATATTGGAACTATTGGGTAGTAATTATATGGGGTTTTATGGTATAAATGGAGAAAGAGGTGCGGAATGA
- a CDS encoding DUF4878 domain-containing protein, which yields MKKILKIVGFIFILGIIAVAAALFFTSDLPETADNFFKAIKNNNYVKAQEYLSKNFRSTTPLSKLKQAFPYSRFKHYNGYSFKNREVTADGTGTLKGSIKFDDGSRIPVKISLIKENDEWKINYISISPSGLSSNTGSQSKPSLQQVSYSDLVHKTMVDLVYAIQHNDYSGFYSTTSTQFQSSVNIDKLKNAFYKFSSVNINWNDITNMKPIITKKEIQENGILKLIGYYPTQPRRLGFDFEYVKNNGKYKIIGVFLRLEK from the coding sequence ATGAAAAAAATTCTAAAAATTGTGGGGTTTATTTTTATTTTAGGTATTATCGCAGTTGCCGCTGCACTTTTTTTTACCTCAGACTTGCCCGAAACAGCCGATAATTTTTTCAAAGCTATAAAAAACAACAACTATGTCAAAGCTCAAGAGTATCTCTCTAAAAATTTCAGAAGCACAACGCCTTTATCTAAACTCAAACAGGCATTTCCTTATTCAAGATTCAAACATTACAACGGCTATTCCTTTAAAAACAGGGAAGTAACCGCAGACGGAACGGGAACACTCAAAGGCAGTATAAAGTTTGACGATGGCTCAAGAATACCCGTAAAAATCAGCCTAATAAAAGAAAACGACGAATGGAAAATAAATTATATATCCATATCTCCCTCGGGTTTATCATCAAACACAGGCTCACAATCAAAGCCAAGCCTCCAGCAGGTATCTTATTCAGACCTAGTACACAAAACAATGGTTGACTTGGTGTATGCTATTCAGCACAACGATTACTCGGGATTCTACTCAACAACTTCCACACAATTCCAAAGCAGTGTAAATATAGACAAATTGAAGAATGCTTTTTATAAATTTTCATCAGTCAACATAAATTGGAACGACATAACAAATATGAAACCCATCATAACAAAGAAAGAGATACAAGAAAATGGTATCTTAAAACTTATTGGCTACTACCCAACCCAACCCAGACGCTTGGGTTTTGATTTTGAATATGTAAAAAATAACGGCAAGTATAAAATAATAGGAGTATTTCTGAGACTCGAAAAATAA
- a CDS encoding formylglycine-generating enzyme family protein: protein MIKKLVFVFVFLFISINAFAFSYQNPQVKRDGNYVVFYYDLLGKPNQEAVVGIRIRVKNKIYVTRNLHLQGDIGLVQPGLNKRIYWDIFKDFPNGLPKDSKWSLMVRPTHYTNPLGMKFVYIPGGCFQMGANPQDKWAQNEEKPLHKVCLSGFFIGQYEVTNKQYNMFDPKHDSGGGKLYDLSKPSQPVVNVSWDEIQKFIKWLYIKTGEVYRLPTEAEWEYAARGGLKKDTYWDNPKNACKYANVYDETAFEKLKRYKTSKTHFPCKDGYVGTAPVGRFLPNSFGLYDMIGNAAEWCYDTYYAKAYQYMKNAKNPVYLNPYISLAKVVRGGNWLTAYRYNRLSARSNYMPGLRDDFIGFRLVLEP, encoded by the coding sequence ATGATTAAAAAATTAGTTTTTGTATTTGTTTTTTTGTTTATATCTATTAATGCCTTTGCGTTTTCATATCAGAACCCCCAGGTAAAAAGAGACGGTAATTATGTAGTATTCTACTACGATCTTTTAGGCAAGCCAAATCAAGAAGCAGTTGTTGGTATAAGAATAAGAGTAAAAAACAAAATTTACGTTACACGAAACCTCCATCTACAAGGAGATATTGGTCTTGTACAACCTGGTTTGAATAAACGCATTTACTGGGATATATTTAAAGATTTTCCAAATGGCCTACCCAAGGATTCTAAATGGTCTTTAATGGTAAGACCAACCCACTACACAAATCCATTAGGTATGAAGTTTGTCTACATTCCTGGGGGATGCTTTCAAATGGGCGCAAACCCTCAAGACAAATGGGCCCAGAACGAGGAAAAGCCACTCCACAAAGTCTGTTTGAGTGGATTTTTTATAGGTCAATACGAAGTAACCAACAAACAGTACAACATGTTTGACCCAAAACATGACAGCGGCGGCGGTAAGTTATATGACTTAAGTAAGCCAAGTCAACCCGTAGTAAATGTTTCGTGGGATGAGATACAAAAATTTATAAAATGGCTCTATATAAAAACCGGCGAGGTTTACAGACTTCCAACAGAAGCAGAGTGGGAGTATGCAGCAAGAGGAGGCCTAAAGAAAGATACTTACTGGGATAACCCCAAAAACGCCTGCAAATATGCCAATGTTTATGATGAGACGGCATTTGAAAAACTAAAAAGGTATAAAACATCAAAAACGCACTTTCCCTGCAAGGATGGCTATGTAGGAACAGCTCCTGTTGGCAGGTTTCTGCCTAACTCTTTTGGTTTATACGATATGATAGGAAACGCCGCTGAGTGGTGCTACGACACCTATTATGCAAAAGCCTATCAGTATATGAAAAACGCAAAAAACCCCGTATATCTCAATCCTTACATATCTTTGGCAAAGGTTGTAAGGGGCGGAAATTGGCTTACGGCCTATAGGTACAACAGACTCTCGGCAAGAAGCAATTACATGCCAGGCTTAAGAGATGACTTTATTGGTTTTCGCCTCGTCTTAGAACCTTAA
- the aroQ gene encoding type II 3-dehydroquinate dehydratase: MRVAVINGPNLDMLGKREPEIYGNLTLDDLKDLLEDKARILNIEIEFFQSNFEGKLIEYIHTLRDKADGFLLNPAAFSHYSIALRDAVLAVGLPFVEVHISNIFKREEFRHKSYFSDIALGVISGLGFDGYVYALDWLVKVLRRGENQ, translated from the coding sequence ATGAGAGTAGCAGTAATTAATGGCCCAAACTTAGATATGTTGGGCAAAAGAGAGCCGGAGATATACGGAAACCTGACTTTAGATGATTTAAAAGACTTGCTTGAGGATAAGGCGAGGATTTTAAATATTGAGATTGAGTTCTTTCAATCCAATTTTGAAGGTAAACTTATAGAATATATACATACACTCAGAGATAAAGCAGACGGTTTTTTACTTAACCCTGCGGCATTTAGCCACTATTCTATAGCTTTAAGAGACGCTGTTTTGGCTGTAGGATTGCCCTTTGTTGAGGTTCACATATCAAATATTTTTAAGCGTGAAGAATTTAGGCATAAATCTTATTTCAGCGACATAGCTTTAGGCGTTATCTCTGGGCTTGGCTTTGATGGTTATGTGTATGCCCTTGACTGGCTTGTTAAGGTTCTAAGACGAGGCGAAAACCAATAA
- a CDS encoding histidine triad nucleotide-binding protein, protein MCVFCKIVNGELLADKVYEDENYLAFKDINPKAPVHVLIIPKQHIEYLSDIDETNKHIIGDMAVIANKIAKELGIDKSGYRILINNGPDSGQEVFHIHLHLLGGKKMAFTV, encoded by the coding sequence ATGTGCGTGTTTTGCAAGATTGTGAATGGTGAATTGCTGGCAGATAAGGTTTATGAGGATGAGAATTACCTTGCCTTTAAGGATATAAACCCTAAGGCGCCTGTACATGTGCTAATTATACCGAAACAGCACATAGAATACCTATCCGATATTGATGAGACTAATAAGCATATAATTGGAGATATGGCTGTTATAGCCAATAAAATTGCAAAAGAATTGGGTATAGATAAGAGCGGATATAGAATTTTAATAAACAACGGACCAGATTCAGGTCAAGAAGTTTTCCATATACACCTCCATCTGCTTGGTGGTAAAAAGATGGCCTTTACCGTATGA
- a CDS encoding adenylosuccinate synthase — MNRLVIGSQWGDEGKGKIVDILTEEADLVVRYQGGSNAGHTVCVGDKKFILHLIPSGILREDKVCVIGNGVVIDPKSFIEEKATLEDLGINVNERLMISEKAHLVMPYHKELDAKKEAILGENKIGTTKRGIGPAYTDKHARIGIRVCDLLSSDVLKEKIESNVKEINRFCELYSIEPFDDKTIYDEYVGYAEELKPHIRNTVYYLNGAYRNGRSILFESAQGSMLDVDFGTYPFVTSSNPTVGGAFVGTGLPFRALDSVVAVVKAYTTRVGNGPFPTELTDDVGQRIRDKGAEYGATTGRPRRCGWLDLVVVKYAAMINGVDSLALTKLDVLDDMDEIKVCVGYEYEGKKIGFIPSQLEEFAKCKPIYRSFKGWGSTKGVEKYEDLPENARKYIEFIEKTVGVRFSIISTGAKREETIRR; from the coding sequence ATGAATAGGTTGGTTATAGGTAGCCAATGGGGCGATGAAGGAAAGGGTAAGATTGTAGATATATTGACAGAAGAAGCCGATTTGGTTGTCAGGTATCAAGGCGGAAGTAATGCAGGTCATACCGTTTGCGTTGGTGATAAAAAGTTTATTCTACATCTAATACCATCAGGTATCCTTAGAGAGGATAAGGTTTGTGTTATAGGAAACGGTGTTGTTATAGATCCAAAAAGCTTTATTGAGGAGAAAGCAACACTTGAGGATTTAGGTATAAATGTGAATGAGAGGCTGATGATAAGCGAAAAAGCTCACCTTGTTATGCCTTATCACAAAGAGCTTGATGCAAAAAAAGAAGCGATACTGGGTGAGAATAAGATTGGCACAACAAAGAGGGGCATAGGGCCAGCCTACACAGATAAACATGCAAGAATAGGTATAAGGGTTTGTGATTTACTGTCGAGCGATGTTTTGAAAGAAAAGATAGAGAGCAATGTTAAGGAAATAAATAGATTCTGTGAGTTGTATTCTATAGAGCCGTTTGATGATAAAACTATTTATGATGAGTATGTGGGGTATGCAGAGGAGTTAAAGCCGCATATTCGCAACACTGTTTATTATTTAAACGGAGCATATAGAAACGGTAGGAGTATACTCTTTGAGAGCGCTCAAGGTTCAATGCTGGATGTGGATTTTGGCACCTACCCCTTTGTTACATCATCAAATCCAACAGTTGGCGGGGCATTTGTAGGAACTGGCTTGCCATTTAGGGCATTGGATAGTGTTGTGGCTGTTGTTAAAGCATATACAACGAGGGTTGGAAATGGTCCATTCCCCACTGAGCTGACCGACGATGTTGGTCAAAGAATTAGAGATAAAGGGGCAGAATACGGCGCAACAACAGGTAGGCCTAGAAGATGTGGCTGGCTGGATTTGGTGGTTGTAAAATATGCGGCTATGATTAACGGTGTAGATAGTTTGGCTTTAACAAAATTAGATGTTTTGGATGATATGGATGAAATTAAAGTTTGTGTAGGCTATGAATATGAAGGTAAGAAAATAGGATTTATCCCGTCTCAACTTGAAGAGTTTGCAAAATGTAAGCCCATTTATAGAAGCTTTAAAGGATGGGGCAGTACAAAAGGGGTAGAAAAGTACGAGGATTTACCGGAAAATGCAAGAAAATATATAGAGTTCATAGAAAAAACTGTGGGAGTTAGGTTTAGCATTATATCCACCGGCGCAAAAAGAGAAGAGACGATCAGGAGGTAG